In Archaeoglobaceae archaeon, a single window of DNA contains:
- a CDS encoding heavy metal translocating P-type ATPase — MNYNEIVARIDGMSCAMCAKTIEETLKRLPGVIDVSVNLATEKARIVFDPSKIGIEDLRNEIEKIGYKFIGVEETTEDEKEQLRNAKKNLAIAWISGVFLFVSKDLLALEIQLAIASFAIAYAGREIFKKAFGSIRRGMLTMEVMYAIGISSAYISSILATLRLIPRDFNFYPESVILMSFLLLGKYLEARAKSRTGEAIKKLLAIQAKEATVIRNGEELKIPVSDLSIGEVVIVKPGERIPVDGIVVGGESYVDESMITGEPLPVFKRAGDRVVGGTVNQNSILKIKAEKVGEESLLSQIIRITELAQSSKPEVQRIADRVVVYFIPAVLSIAIICSLYWLLAEGSLFAFTTLLSVIVIACPCAFGLAIPTAITVGLGKGAEKGILIRNAEAIEEATKSRVILFDKTGTLTKGKPELVKVLSYGLSEEELLKLAVSAEKFSDHPIARAIMDKAKELGIEPLEPEEFTVFAGKGVLAKIDGKEVILGNSEFLKEKGINAEGDGVFLAVEGKIAGQFVIKDELKENSVKAIAELKRMGFKVGIVSGDRKSVAEEIGKTLAVDFIFAEVLPTEKFKVVKDFQERGNAVIFVGDGINDAPALAQANVGIAIGKAEDIAVEAGDIALLKDDPTEVVKAIKLCRKIMAKIRQNLFWAVFYNAILIPFAGGLSFLLFSIPFRPEWSAGAMAMSSFSVVMNSLSLRREQI, encoded by the coding sequence GTGAACTATAACGAAATCGTTGCGAGAATCGACGGGATGAGCTGTGCAATGTGTGCAAAAACAATCGAAGAAACTCTAAAAAGATTGCCCGGAGTAATTGATGTGAGCGTTAACTTGGCAACAGAAAAAGCACGGATCGTTTTTGATCCCTCAAAGATTGGAATTGAAGATCTAAGAAATGAGATCGAAAAAATTGGCTACAAATTCATTGGAGTTGAAGAGACAACTGAAGATGAAAAAGAGCAATTAAGAAATGCTAAGAAAAATCTGGCCATAGCGTGGATCTCGGGAGTCTTTCTTTTTGTCTCCAAGGATCTTTTAGCTCTCGAAATCCAATTAGCAATTGCAAGCTTTGCAATAGCTTATGCTGGCAGAGAGATCTTCAAGAAGGCATTTGGCTCTATTAGGCGAGGAATGCTCACAATGGAGGTTATGTATGCGATCGGAATAAGCTCAGCCTACATTTCGAGTATATTGGCAACACTAAGGCTAATTCCGAGGGATTTCAACTTCTACCCAGAGAGTGTAATCCTTATGAGCTTTCTACTCCTTGGTAAATACTTGGAAGCAAGGGCAAAGAGTAGAACGGGAGAGGCAATTAAAAAACTTTTAGCAATTCAGGCAAAGGAAGCAACAGTCATAAGAAATGGCGAAGAGCTAAAGATACCAGTTTCCGATTTGAGCATTGGGGAAGTAGTTATCGTTAAACCGGGCGAAAGGATTCCTGTAGATGGAATTGTGGTTGGAGGAGAGAGCTATGTGGATGAATCGATGATCACGGGCGAGCCATTGCCAGTTTTCAAAAGAGCGGGAGACAGAGTTGTAGGTGGGACTGTCAACCAGAATTCAATACTCAAAATAAAGGCTGAAAAGGTCGGAGAAGAGAGCTTGCTTTCGCAGATCATAAGAATCACGGAGCTTGCTCAAAGCTCAAAGCCAGAAGTGCAGAGAATTGCAGACAGAGTTGTAGTTTACTTCATACCCGCTGTGTTGTCAATCGCAATCATTTGCTCCCTTTACTGGCTCTTGGCAGAGGGTTCACTTTTTGCTTTCACAACTCTGCTGAGCGTTATTGTGATAGCCTGTCCATGTGCCTTTGGCTTGGCAATTCCAACAGCTATAACGGTTGGACTTGGAAAAGGAGCGGAGAAAGGAATTTTAATAAGAAATGCGGAGGCTATTGAAGAAGCTACAAAAAGCAGAGTAATTTTGTTTGATAAAACTGGCACGCTGACTAAGGGAAAGCCAGAACTTGTGAAAGTCCTTAGCTATGGGCTGTCAGAAGAAGAATTGCTAAAACTTGCGGTCTCAGCGGAGAAGTTCTCAGATCATCCCATTGCGAGAGCAATAATGGATAAGGCTAAAGAATTAGGAATTGAACCATTGGAGCCAGAAGAATTCACAGTTTTTGCTGGAAAAGGCGTTTTAGCTAAAATTGATGGAAAAGAGGTTATTCTGGGAAATTCAGAATTTCTTAAAGAGAAGGGGATTAATGCAGAAGGAGATGGAGTATTTCTAGCAGTTGAAGGCAAAATTGCGGGGCAATTTGTGATAAAAGATGAATTAAAGGAGAACAGCGTTAAGGCGATTGCAGAACTTAAGAGAATGGGATTTAAGGTTGGAATCGTAAGTGGAGATCGAAAAAGCGTTGCTGAGGAGATTGGGAAAACTCTTGCGGTTGACTTCATTTTTGCAGAGGTTCTACCGACCGAGAAGTTTAAAGTCGTTAAGGATTTTCAGGAAAGGGGAAATGCAGTGATTTTTGTTGGAGATGGTATAAACGATGCTCCCGCATTGGCTCAAGCAAACGTTGGAATTGCAATCGGAAAAGCTGAAGACATAGCTGTTGAGGCTGGAGACATTGCTTTGCTAAAAGATGATCCGACAGAAGTCGTGAAGGCGATAAAGTTGTGCAGGAAAATTATGGCGAAGATCAGACAAAACCTCTTTTGGGCGGTTTTTTACAATGCAATACTTATTCCGTTTGCGGGTGGGCTTTCATTCCTTCTCTTCAGCATTCCTTTCCGTCCAGAGTGGTCTGCGGGAGCCATGGCTATGAGTAGCTTTAGCGTTGTAATGAATTCATTGTCTCTAAGAAGAGAACAGATATAG